A part of Paenibacillus sp. IHBB 10380 genomic DNA contains:
- a CDS encoding YheC/YheD family endospore coat-associated protein, protein MSKKKISVQMFKPGIVQENTILLGERLVKRWKIPTNRPLQLAFGSFRQEIIVIPIPKYMGMRISTTLSRQMGLHSAPLLRIKYNAGSRTLRIGPLIGVMISRDYPEMPDKPFGSISLFCHELVNACKKQGAYVYFFTPDQINPNHSTMKGWIYDHGWRVTDMPVADVVNNRLTSRKLENKPSVQHFMKEVKSLHGSHVFNEKFLDKTEVFDYLKQNTSLIRFMPESYSLNGYDVLKKMCARYPVVFLKPIRGSLGKGIIRITKQTNGTFHTLSTNVGGTHRQIYATLPKLLSAISGKMKSTRYQIQQGLNLIDHGKHPVDFRALVQKNGTGKWNVTSIVARIAGGNHFVSNLARGGSLSNVKEAVNKSNMPLAAKNSAFVNLQQASLQIATGLDALIPAHFGELGIDLAMDNTGKIWLLEVNSKPSKNDNTPLNEQKIRPSVRQLIQYCCYLSDL, encoded by the coding sequence ATGTCCAAAAAAAAGATATCGGTCCAAATGTTCAAACCGGGCATTGTGCAGGAAAATACGATCTTGCTCGGCGAGCGGCTTGTTAAACGGTGGAAAATACCCACAAATCGCCCTCTGCAATTAGCATTTGGTTCCTTCAGACAGGAGATTATCGTCATACCTATTCCTAAATACATGGGTATGAGAATCAGTACAACGTTATCTAGGCAAATGGGTCTTCACTCTGCCCCCCTTCTGAGAATCAAATATAACGCAGGAAGTCGGACGCTTCGTATAGGACCACTAATCGGCGTCATGATCAGTCGTGATTACCCTGAAATGCCTGATAAACCATTTGGTTCCATCTCCCTGTTCTGCCACGAGCTAGTCAATGCCTGCAAGAAGCAGGGCGCATATGTATACTTCTTCACCCCGGATCAGATCAATCCGAATCACAGCACAATGAAAGGCTGGATCTATGATCATGGCTGGCGTGTGACTGACATGCCCGTCGCAGATGTCGTGAACAATCGCTTGACTTCACGAAAGTTAGAGAATAAACCTAGCGTACAGCATTTCATGAAAGAAGTAAAATCCTTGCACGGAAGCCACGTTTTTAATGAGAAATTTCTCGATAAGACTGAGGTTTTCGATTATTTAAAGCAAAACACTTCTCTCATACGCTTTATGCCGGAGTCTTATTCCCTGAATGGTTATGATGTACTGAAGAAAATGTGTGCTCGTTATCCTGTCGTATTTCTAAAGCCAATCCGCGGAAGTCTCGGTAAGGGAATTATTCGTATTACAAAACAAACTAACGGTACCTTTCATACTTTATCCACCAATGTGGGCGGTACACACAGGCAAATATATGCAACTCTTCCCAAGTTACTCTCAGCAATTTCAGGAAAAATGAAAAGTACACGGTATCAAATTCAACAAGGACTCAATCTGATTGACCACGGTAAGCATCCTGTCGATTTTCGAGCTTTGGTGCAAAAGAATGGAACAGGGAAATGGAATGTAACGTCCATTGTGGCTCGAATAGCAGGTGGTAACCATTTTGTATCCAACTTAGCCCGGGGTGGTAGTCTCAGTAATGTTAAGGAAGCTGTAAATAAAAGTAATATGCCATTAGCTGCCAAGAATTCCGCCTTTGTCAATCTACAACAAGCCTCTTTACAAATTGCTACGGGTCTAGACGCTCTCATTCCAGCACATTTCGGGGAACTCGGAATCGACCTTGCAATGGATAACACAGGGAAAATATGGTTGTTAGAGGTCAATTCCAAGCCATCCAAGAACGATAACACGCCCCTGAATGAACAAAAAATAAGACCCTCTGTCAGACAGCTCATTCAGTATTGCTGTTATTTGTCAGACCTTTAA
- a CDS encoding DRTGG domain-containing protein, with translation MESRDDTITKHEQLLQHIEGLRVGSKISVRKLAKEMGVSEGTAYRAVKEAENLGIVITKERIGTVRVEKKPRNISEQLSFADVVDIVEGQVLGGADGLHKNLHKYVIGAMKIDAMVRYIDAGSLLIVGNRDDAHSLALEQGAGVLITGGFGISREVKVLADQLGLPIFSSRHDTFTVASMINRAIFDRLIKKKIMIVEDIVGHKPRLNSLKISSTVAECKTLAERTAEQRFAVTDEWNRVIGIVNLRDVSGLAEDHSIEKVLIRNPITTSLQTSLASAAQIMMWEGIDFLPIVDRNRKLVATVLRKEVLQAMRNAQQQPHLGETFDHLIWNGIAEERDMENRLFFHGFITPQMATHLGTISEGILATVMTQAAFKSAKDISGYDYVLDNMSTYFVRPVQIEDPIVIMPRLLEMSRRTCKLEIEITHQDSLVSKAVMMLQSIEHG, from the coding sequence TTGGAGAGCCGTGACGATACGATTACTAAGCATGAGCAGTTGCTACAACACATTGAAGGTTTAAGAGTAGGGAGCAAAATATCGGTTCGCAAATTGGCCAAAGAAATGGGGGTCAGTGAGGGAACTGCTTATCGAGCAGTGAAGGAAGCAGAGAATCTTGGCATTGTTATCACGAAAGAGCGGATTGGTACCGTTCGTGTTGAGAAGAAGCCTCGTAACATTTCTGAGCAATTAAGCTTTGCGGATGTGGTAGATATTGTAGAAGGTCAAGTCCTTGGGGGCGCTGATGGACTCCATAAAAACCTGCATAAATATGTCATCGGTGCGATGAAAATTGATGCGATGGTGCGTTACATAGATGCAGGAAGCTTGTTGATTGTTGGTAACCGTGATGACGCACATTCGCTAGCGTTGGAGCAAGGAGCAGGTGTATTAATCACAGGTGGATTTGGAATCAGCCGTGAAGTGAAAGTGCTTGCTGATCAACTAGGTTTACCTATTTTCTCATCTCGGCATGATACATTTACTGTAGCCTCTATGATCAATCGTGCGATATTTGATCGATTAATTAAGAAGAAAATTATGATTGTTGAAGATATCGTAGGGCATAAGCCGAGACTCAACTCTCTTAAAATATCGAGTACTGTAGCAGAATGTAAGACACTGGCAGAACGGACTGCTGAACAGAGATTCGCAGTTACCGATGAATGGAATCGGGTGATCGGTATCGTTAACTTACGGGATGTCAGTGGTCTAGCAGAAGATCATAGTATAGAGAAGGTTCTGATTCGTAATCCCATTACGACAAGCTTGCAGACGTCGCTCGCTTCGGCAGCTCAGATTATGATGTGGGAAGGTATAGATTTCTTACCGATTGTGGATCGTAATCGTAAATTAGTAGCTACGGTTCTACGTAAAGAGGTGTTGCAGGCAATGAGAAACGCGCAACAACAGCCTCATTTGGGTGAGACCTTTGATCATTTGATATGGAATGGTATTGCTGAAGAACGAGATATGGAAAATCGCTTGTTCTTTCATGGATTTATAACGCCTCAGATGGCGACGCATTTAGGTACGATTTCTGAAGGTATACTAGCTACTGTGATGACACAGGCGGCATTTAAGTCAGCTAAGGATATTTCGGGTTACGATTATGTGCTGGATAACATGTCAACTTATTTCGTACGCCCAGTTCAGATTGAGGACCCTATCGTGATCATGCCAAGGCTACTCGAAATGAGCCGACGTACCTGTAAGCTGGAGATCGAAATTACCCATCAAGATAGTCTCGTCTCTAAGGCAGTAATGATGCTACAGTCTATTGAACATGGTTAA
- a CDS encoding YlbF family regulator, protein MNIYDKAHDLAKALKESEEVQEISSAMSIIETDPEGKQMLEDFRERQMELQQRMMSGDMPSPEEMETMEKTFDVLTLNLNIRRLFEAERRLSVIIEDVNKIISDSLQHVYGPTM, encoded by the coding sequence ATGAATATTTATGACAAAGCACATGATCTAGCTAAGGCACTCAAAGAAAGTGAAGAGGTTCAAGAAATTAGCTCTGCTATGAGCATTATTGAGACAGACCCTGAAGGGAAACAAATGCTTGAGGATTTCCGTGAGCGCCAAATGGAACTTCAACAACGCATGATGTCTGGAGATATGCCTTCACCAGAAGAAATGGAAACCATGGAGAAGACATTTGATGTCCTTACATTGAACCTAAATATTCGCCGATTGTTCGAGGCTGAGCGTCGTCTTAGCGTCATCATTGAAGATGTGAACAAAATTATTTCAGATAGTCTTCAACATGTATACGGACCAACGATGTAA
- a CDS encoding VCBS repeat-containing protein — MMQYMNGMPSYATRSAGGQTLNREHILDSGRGDVTGDGVPDEIWLIGIQQDPSSPFITGIRLLIKDGATSKTYQITPSENAGYNPRLFIGDFTGDRISDILVTIESGGSGATTFNDLYSLAEGKAQLLFNSESYNDYWKYKVDYLNDYRLQLTNTNTQRVYLLDITMRGKAYLDQIYNSDGTLKAPVEGFVDPLSGLYPVDFDRNGVYELMAMQGVSGLYHADRFGYVTNVLAWQSDGWKLQNQWFSIYGTVV; from the coding sequence ATGATGCAGTATATGAATGGTATGCCTAGTTATGCCACAAGGTCAGCAGGGGGCCAAACGCTGAATAGAGAGCATATTCTGGATAGTGGACGTGGGGATGTGACGGGAGATGGTGTACCTGATGAAATATGGCTAATAGGAATTCAACAGGATCCCAGCAGTCCGTTCATTACTGGAATTAGACTTTTAATTAAAGATGGTGCAACGTCAAAGACCTACCAGATTACGCCAAGTGAAAATGCGGGTTATAATCCTCGCTTGTTTATAGGTGATTTTACGGGAGATCGAATTTCAGACATCTTAGTAACGATTGAAAGTGGTGGATCAGGAGCGACAACATTTAATGATTTGTATTCCTTAGCCGAGGGGAAGGCACAACTTCTGTTCAACTCTGAATCGTACAATGATTACTGGAAGTATAAGGTGGATTATTTGAACGACTACAGGTTGCAATTGACCAATACGAATACACAGCGTGTATATTTATTGGATATTACAATGCGCGGTAAAGCGTATTTAGATCAAATTTATAACTCGGACGGTACTTTAAAAGCACCCGTAGAGGGTTTTGTAGATCCACTTAGCGGTTTATATCCGGTTGATTTTGATCGAAATGGAGTATATGAACTAATGGCAATGCAGGGAGTAAGCGGACTCTATCACGCTGATCGTTTCGGATATGTGACGAATGTACTGGCATGGCAGAGCGACGGTTGGAAGCTGCAGAATCAGTGGTTCTCGATATATGGTACGGTTGTTTAA
- a CDS encoding YheC/YheD family endospore coat-associated protein has translation MSTPVLGILTLYLNDNKQLEERPVYQNMIIEGAKLGLDIYIFTPMDVHDTNKKIHALMYDPQRKKWYRKWRNFPNMIYDRCRIQNSHRFQQLLIFRKTYNHLLFLNRPLRNKWTIHEVLSKRVNLRKHLPETKMFKNLSDVKTMLQSKPILYLKPVNGTGGRGILRIEKLKGSSQQYYIQGRNQQRKIISPQKVHSARLGSILHTWNMKDRYLVQEGIPVELPNGRVHDYRMLVQKNRQGDWALTGIAGRVGAMRSVTSNLHGGGKAVSIDTLLAQWIPDGKRRLQVKKQAERLGLETAAYLEETYGALCELALDLAINKKGDVYLLEVNPKPAREVFAKSGQKHIYRQAIITPLEYALWLYHKKKSPPIPKEKEESE, from the coding sequence TTGTCAACTCCCGTCTTAGGTATTCTAACGCTATACCTCAATGATAATAAACAGCTAGAGGAACGACCGGTTTACCAAAACATGATTATTGAAGGAGCGAAGTTAGGCCTCGACATTTATATATTCACGCCCATGGATGTTCATGATACGAATAAAAAAATCCATGCGTTAATGTATGATCCACAACGAAAGAAATGGTATCGCAAGTGGCGTAATTTCCCAAATATGATCTATGATCGCTGTCGTATTCAGAACAGCCATAGGTTCCAACAATTGTTGATATTCCGCAAAACCTACAATCATCTGCTATTCCTAAATCGTCCATTACGTAACAAATGGACCATTCATGAAGTACTATCTAAACGAGTTAACTTGCGGAAACATCTACCTGAGACCAAAATGTTCAAAAACTTATCCGATGTCAAAACGATGCTTCAATCCAAGCCCATTCTATACTTAAAACCTGTTAATGGAACGGGTGGTCGTGGAATTCTGCGGATCGAAAAGCTAAAGGGATCATCTCAACAATATTACATTCAGGGACGTAACCAGCAAAGAAAAATCATTTCTCCTCAAAAGGTGCACTCAGCTCGTCTAGGCTCCATTCTTCATACTTGGAATATGAAAGATCGATATCTCGTCCAAGAAGGAATTCCTGTTGAGCTACCGAATGGACGTGTTCATGACTACCGAATGCTTGTTCAGAAGAATAGACAAGGAGATTGGGCTTTAACAGGAATAGCTGGACGTGTAGGTGCGATGCGAAGCGTCACCTCTAATCTACATGGGGGTGGGAAAGCGGTATCTATAGATACCCTTCTAGCACAGTGGATTCCAGACGGGAAAAGAAGGCTACAAGTCAAGAAACAAGCCGAAAGACTGGGACTGGAAACTGCAGCTTATTTAGAGGAGACCTATGGCGCGTTGTGTGAACTCGCCCTAGATTTAGCAATTAATAAAAAAGGGGATGTATACCTCCTAGAAGTAAACCCCAAACCAGCCAGAGAAGTATTTGCTAAAAGTGGGCAAAAGCATATTTATCGGCAAGCTATTATCACGCCCTTAGAATATGCACTGTGGTTATATCACAAAAAAAAATCTCCCCCTATTCCGAAGGAAAAAGAAGAGAGTGAGTAA
- a CDS encoding YheC/YheD family endospore coat-associated protein produces the protein MNDRYIEGTKPVVAILTMPDPIKGFRGNHANFGDIVRTGKNLGFPVYVVTVRDLKLSEQMVKGYTLNTNGEDWETQYFPLPQVIYNRIPQREDEDKPAVQHKISACLHHPHIRLYNPYFFNKWHLFEWLKASKSTDYLVPMTKKLSRETSLAKMLDKYSFLYLKPESGKAGKGIMMLKYQSGKTLPYRLKIQSNTNSITYKAATMKRLWSRLKKETGSSPYIVQQGIELATVDNRRFDLRILVQKTGKGQWGITGVGARMAGSRSITTHVPRGGSIENPQKLLSTLFGPDMRTTIMNRAKTASLLIARQVEKASGFDLGEMSMDLGIDDMGKIWFFEANAKPMKFDESHIRKRSLEQIFQYSQYLARQTT, from the coding sequence GTGAATGACCGATATATTGAAGGTACCAAACCCGTTGTAGCTATATTGACCATGCCAGACCCTATCAAAGGGTTTCGAGGAAATCACGCTAATTTTGGTGACATCGTACGTACAGGGAAGAATTTGGGCTTTCCTGTCTATGTTGTTACGGTTCGAGACTTGAAGTTATCCGAACAAATGGTCAAAGGATACACGCTGAATACGAACGGCGAAGACTGGGAAACACAGTATTTCCCATTACCTCAAGTGATTTATAATCGCATTCCCCAACGAGAAGATGAAGATAAGCCTGCTGTTCAGCATAAAATTAGTGCTTGCTTGCACCATCCTCATATCCGTCTCTACAATCCCTATTTTTTCAACAAATGGCATCTATTCGAATGGCTTAAAGCCTCCAAGTCCACTGACTATTTAGTACCCATGACGAAGAAGCTCAGTAGAGAAACTTCATTAGCCAAAATGCTTGATAAATACTCCTTCTTATATCTCAAGCCCGAGAGTGGAAAAGCTGGTAAAGGTATCATGATGCTTAAGTATCAAAGCGGTAAAACGCTACCCTACAGATTAAAAATTCAAAGCAATACAAATAGCATTACGTATAAAGCTGCAACCATGAAAAGACTTTGGAGTCGACTCAAAAAGGAAACGGGTAGCTCACCTTATATTGTACAACAAGGTATTGAGCTAGCCACGGTAGATAATCGTCGTTTTGATCTTCGCATTTTGGTTCAAAAAACAGGCAAAGGTCAATGGGGAATTACAGGTGTAGGCGCTAGAATGGCTGGTTCTAGGAGTATTACTACACATGTGCCAAGAGGGGGAAGTATTGAGAATCCGCAGAAGCTACTCTCAACATTATTCGGACCGGACATGAGAACTACGATCATGAATCGTGCAAAAACCGCATCTTTGCTCATTGCTCGTCAAGTTGAAAAAGCTTCTGGATTTGATTTAGGCGAAATGTCGATGGACTTAGGCATCGATGATATGGGAAAAATCTGGTTCTTTGAGGCCAATGCCAAACCCATGAAATTTGATGAATCCCATATCCGCAAACGGTCATTAGAACAGATTTTTCAATACAGCCAATATTTAGCACGCCAAACAACATAA
- a CDS encoding YheC/YheD family endospore coat-associated protein → MSLTFCNIHFSQQPEKVVYISNTLRKSLKLSDKNKIQLRLGTYMVPAALKTINKTGNHLYLGSGVRNNIYVPKSGGVYVRNLEENEFQLGPLVGILSDGLTSSALQPFGSRTGFIKQLLREGNKKCYIFVFTPKDINWSQENVRGYFLNEAGQFTRKTVPLPDVIYNRLPSRKAETGGTMHQLRERFARKKIPFFNWSFFNKSDIYNLIENDNTVNRYVPESIMNPSTDKIKDMLDRHQFVYYKPSGGSLGKGIYRLTYLPKRGYFARYRKSTENVLLRFSNFNSLMRMLQSRHGKSLHGYVIQQGIRLIEIDNCPIDFRFHMHKNGSNQWVVVGVGAKKAGRGSVTTHLKNGGSLMTPEQALSRTFGSKSEEVLKHAKQVAIALAEAIEFHHQHLLGEIGFDLGIDQDEKIWMFEANAKPGRSIFNHPSLKDEGKASVEHILEHCLYLSKFRRRDIL, encoded by the coding sequence ATGAGTTTGACTTTTTGTAACATTCATTTTTCGCAGCAGCCCGAGAAAGTCGTCTACATTTCAAATACACTAAGGAAAAGTCTAAAGCTATCTGACAAAAATAAAATTCAACTTCGCTTAGGGACGTATATGGTTCCAGCAGCACTCAAAACGATAAATAAAACCGGAAATCACCTTTATTTAGGATCCGGTGTGCGCAACAACATCTATGTCCCTAAATCAGGTGGAGTCTATGTTCGTAACTTGGAGGAAAATGAATTCCAACTTGGTCCCCTTGTCGGTATTTTATCTGATGGTCTCACTTCCTCTGCTTTACAACCCTTCGGTTCAAGAACGGGCTTTATCAAGCAATTGCTTAGGGAAGGAAATAAGAAGTGCTACATCTTTGTTTTCACACCCAAAGACATTAACTGGAGTCAAGAGAATGTACGCGGATATTTCTTGAACGAAGCGGGTCAATTCACTCGTAAGACTGTCCCTCTCCCTGACGTAATATATAATCGACTTCCCAGCCGAAAGGCAGAAACAGGTGGTACGATGCATCAATTGAGGGAGCGGTTTGCTCGCAAAAAGATTCCCTTTTTCAATTGGAGTTTCTTTAACAAATCAGACATTTACAACTTGATAGAGAATGATAATACGGTTAATCGTTATGTCCCAGAATCCATTATGAATCCAAGTACAGACAAAATAAAAGATATGTTAGATCGGCATCAATTTGTCTATTATAAGCCCTCTGGTGGTAGCCTGGGTAAAGGCATCTATCGCCTAACTTACCTACCTAAACGTGGTTATTTCGCCCGATATCGTAAAAGCACGGAGAATGTGCTCCTGAGATTCAGTAATTTCAATAGCCTTATGCGTATGCTCCAATCTAGGCACGGAAAATCATTACATGGTTACGTCATTCAGCAAGGCATACGTCTAATTGAGATAGACAATTGTCCCATTGATTTCCGCTTCCATATGCATAAGAACGGTAGTAATCAATGGGTCGTAGTCGGCGTTGGAGCTAAGAAAGCCGGACGCGGTAGCGTAACTACACATCTAAAAAACGGTGGGTCCCTCATGACACCTGAGCAAGCACTTAGTCGTACCTTCGGTTCTAAATCAGAGGAAGTATTAAAACATGCCAAACAAGTAGCCATTGCGCTTGCTGAAGCTATCGAATTCCATCATCAGCATCTTCTTGGTGAAATCGGATTTGACTTAGGAATTGATCAAGATGAGAAGATCTGGATGTTTGAAGCCAATGCCAAACCAGGTCGATCCATTTTCAATCATCCTTCCCTAAAAGACGAGGGAAAAGCCTCCGTCGAACACATCCTGGAACACTGCTTATACCTAAGCAAGTTTCGCAGGAGGGATATCTTGTGA
- a CDS encoding YtrH family sporulation protein — MSTFITKSILDFFIAFGIVFGGAMLGGVGAVASLQPPTQTMLDIADRIKIWALAAAVGGTIDPMRVIESNFLGGNLSPAIKQILYLLFAFLGAHMGSELVKWICNGRD; from the coding sequence ATGAGCACTTTTATAACCAAATCTATATTGGACTTCTTCATTGCCTTCGGCATCGTATTCGGAGGCGCAATGCTCGGCGGTGTAGGGGCTGTGGCTTCTCTGCAACCTCCCACACAGACCATGCTCGATATAGCAGATCGAATTAAAATATGGGCGCTAGCTGCCGCAGTTGGTGGAACCATTGATCCCATGCGTGTCATCGAGAGCAATTTCTTGGGAGGAAACCTATCACCAGCTATCAAACAGATTCTCTATCTACTATTTGCTTTTCTAGGAGCACATATGGGCAGTGAATTAGTGAAGTGGATATGTAATGGTAGAGATTAG
- a CDS encoding N-acetyltransferase: MHISSLNTVTERQWQNQHQSVIDFIKHYGDKRITLDSYRKCSRLSKSTLQHPGESLLIATVRGDRGRSLAGVSFVSGFGDDVCLIVVHPLYRNRHVGTTLLSSQLATLGRLSCHVALDNISSLKMCFNAGLTGHSLMVGPTDKPTLKLKGSYATITSNQEGEPNCQLPS; the protein is encoded by the coding sequence ATGCACATCTCATCCTTGAATACTGTGACAGAAAGACAGTGGCAGAATCAACATCAAAGTGTTATTGATTTCATTAAACATTATGGCGATAAACGAATAACTTTGGATTCTTATCGTAAGTGTTCCAGACTGAGTAAGAGCACACTCCAGCATCCAGGAGAATCTCTACTTATAGCTACGGTTCGTGGAGATCGCGGTAGATCACTTGCAGGTGTAAGCTTCGTCTCTGGATTTGGTGATGATGTCTGCTTAATCGTCGTGCATCCCTTATACCGCAACCGACATGTGGGTACCACTCTCTTATCTTCCCAGCTCGCAACCTTAGGCCGCCTAAGCTGTCATGTCGCTCTAGATAATATAAGCAGTCTCAAAATGTGCTTTAATGCAGGACTTACGGGTCATTCATTAATGGTAGGTCCTACCGATAAACCAACCCTTAAGCTTAAAGGATCATATGCTACAATTACTTCTAACCAAGAAGGTGAACCGAATTGTCAACTCCCGTCTTAG
- a CDS encoding YtpI family protein, with translation MITFIKYLLFLLLISSCVASAYYSLRSRRSSNPMDRGLYGAQMNILMGVMLVILSIIFMFIFKGSTPSIIVECLFLVLGAFNIFAGIRNRSFYTNQKINS, from the coding sequence ATGATTACTTTTATTAAATATCTACTGTTTCTATTATTAATTTCCTCTTGTGTCGCTTCTGCATACTACAGTCTTCGTTCACGTCGTTCTTCAAATCCTATGGATCGTGGGTTATATGGTGCTCAGATGAATATCCTGATGGGTGTTATGCTCGTTATTCTATCCATTATTTTCATGTTCATATTCAAAGGATCAACCCCATCTATTATAGTTGAGTGCTTATTCCTGGTCCTCGGTGCATTTAATATCTTTGCAGGCATTCGTAATCGTAGCTTCTATACGAACCAGAAAATCAATTCATAA
- a CDS encoding YheC/YheD family endospore coat-associated protein, whose translation MTPTIIGTLGIYCCSKLGDPPFTEQQFCRNLSLAGIKYGLQVVVFSSEGVHADQSNIHGYKYEKGRWVKAQFPWPDMVYDRFHYHKGIPLGAASKVLSMASRSKSCTMWARGLPGKYKVYNVLQQDPDIRSYLPPTFPYSGPKSLEKYLLDYEGQVFMKPQAGSQGKSTLHIQLDDHQTGLLNIHGRDRYNKSFIRKFRNHDDGFKWIHHFIKQTPFIIQPYLHLYNKQQHPFDVRVLMQKESHGKWMLTGMAVREGNSGEITSNLHGGGTATSVFPFLIKEFGTAQAEQMVAVLHKISRDIPPILENYYGRLGELGIDIGIDFEGNIWLLEVNSKPGRTSFNHIGDPRSAVLAAENPLRYARYLLLRQLRRVNS comes from the coding sequence ATGACTCCTACTATCATCGGAACGCTAGGAATTTACTGTTGTAGTAAACTCGGAGATCCTCCATTCACCGAGCAACAATTCTGTCGTAATCTAAGCCTTGCCGGTATCAAGTACGGTCTTCAGGTCGTCGTGTTCTCCTCTGAGGGAGTACACGCTGATCAATCAAATATACACGGGTATAAATATGAAAAGGGGCGCTGGGTAAAAGCCCAGTTTCCATGGCCAGATATGGTCTATGATCGGTTTCATTATCACAAAGGAATCCCTCTGGGTGCAGCGTCGAAGGTACTCTCCATGGCTTCTAGAAGCAAATCTTGCACGATGTGGGCCAGAGGATTACCCGGCAAGTACAAAGTTTATAACGTCCTACAACAAGACCCTGACATTCGTTCCTATCTTCCCCCCACCTTTCCTTACTCAGGTCCCAAATCTTTAGAGAAGTATTTACTTGATTATGAGGGGCAAGTGTTTATGAAGCCCCAAGCAGGTTCACAAGGTAAATCAACCCTTCATATCCAGCTAGACGATCATCAGACGGGGTTGCTTAACATCCATGGTCGTGATCGCTACAACAAATCATTCATACGGAAATTTAGGAATCATGATGATGGTTTTAAGTGGATTCATCATTTCATTAAGCAAACCCCGTTCATCATTCAACCCTACTTACACCTCTATAACAAGCAGCAGCATCCTTTTGATGTACGTGTGCTGATGCAGAAAGAGTCGCATGGAAAGTGGATGCTTACGGGCATGGCGGTACGTGAAGGAAACTCAGGCGAGATCACCTCTAATCTGCATGGTGGTGGAACAGCAACCTCCGTCTTTCCCTTCTTAATCAAGGAATTTGGAACTGCGCAAGCTGAGCAGATGGTGGCTGTTCTACACAAAATATCGAGGGATATTCCACCAATATTAGAAAATTATTATGGTCGTTTAGGCGAACTTGGCATCGATATCGGTATTGATTTCGAGGGAAATATTTGGCTACTTGAAGTGAACTCTAAACCGGGACGCACCTCCTTTAATCATATAGGTGATCCCCGTAGTGCAGTTCTGGCAGCAGAGAATCCGCTTCGTTACGCCCGTTATTTATTGCTTCGACAACTTAGGAGGGTAAATTCATGA